A single Patagioenas fasciata isolate bPatFas1 chromosome 29, bPatFas1.hap1, whole genome shotgun sequence DNA region contains:
- the TMEM256 gene encoding transmembrane protein 256, with product MAARVWARIGALSGAAAMGAAAFGAHGLRRSDRDEYQKELYDIANRFHLLHSLALLAVPHSARPALAGSLLCAGLGLFCVPLYYHGLSGDPGLNRAAPLGGTLLILGWAAMAL from the exons ATGGCGGCGCGGGTGTGGGCGCGGATCGGGGCGCTGAGCGGCGCCGCCGCTATGGGGGCAGCGGCGTTCGGGGCGCACG gTCTCCGCCGGAGCGACCGGGACGAATATCAGAAGGAG ctcTACGACATCGCCAACCGGTTCCACCTCCTGCACAGTTTGGCTCTCCTGGCCGTTCCGCACAGCGCCCGCCCCGCCCTG GCCGGGTCCCTGCTCTGCGCCGGCCTCGGGCTGTTCTGTGTCCCCCTCTATTACCACGGGCTGAGCGGGGACCCCGGGCTGAACCGCGCGGCGCCGCTGGGGGGGACGCTGCTCATCCTGGGCTGGGCGGCCATGGCGCTCTGA